A stretch of the Pseudosulfitobacter sp. DSM 107133 genome encodes the following:
- a CDS encoding enoyl-CoA hydratase-related protein — translation MRITICRPDSRNALNREVAEGLIAAILAAEADAECRVIVLTGEGERAFCAGGDIKAGAEGGPFVQDPAYPDHFAGQLFETIQACRKPTIARINGVAMGAGAGIICACDLAVMVDHARIGTPEVKVGLFPMTIVPPMIRMLPRRRLMEMFITGVPLTAEESLRYDLVNHVTDTAGLDDKVAELVAQIAAQSPTAIRLGKYACHAMEDMTYAQQMRFAETLLPRVAQTEDAREGFAAFIAKRKPEWTGR, via the coding sequence GTGCGCATCACGATCTGCCGCCCTGACAGTCGAAATGCCCTGAACCGCGAAGTGGCAGAGGGTCTGATTGCCGCAATTCTGGCGGCCGAGGCCGACGCGGAATGCCGGGTGATCGTCCTGACCGGCGAGGGCGAGCGTGCCTTCTGCGCTGGCGGCGACATCAAGGCGGGTGCCGAAGGTGGCCCATTTGTTCAGGACCCGGCCTATCCGGACCATTTCGCCGGGCAATTGTTCGAAACCATACAAGCCTGCCGAAAGCCAACCATCGCGCGCATCAACGGTGTGGCCATGGGCGCGGGCGCGGGCATCATCTGTGCCTGCGATCTGGCCGTGATGGTCGATCATGCCCGAATCGGAACGCCTGAAGTGAAGGTGGGTCTGTTTCCGATGACTATCGTTCCGCCAATGATCCGCATGTTGCCCCGGCGCAGATTGATGGAGATGTTCATCACCGGCGTTCCTCTGACCGCCGAGGAGTCCTTGCGCTATGATCTGGTCAACCATGTGACAGATACTGCCGGGCTGGATGACAAGGTTGCGGAGTTGGTCGCGCAGATTGCCGCGCAGTCGCCTACCGCGATCCGGCTGGGAAAATACGCCTGCCACGCGATGGAAGACATGACCTATGCGCAGCAGATGCGCTTTGCCGAAACCCTGTTGCCACGAGTTGCGCAGACAGAAGATGCGCGCGAGGGCTTTGCCGCCTTCATTGCGAAACGCAAACCTGAATGGACAGGCCGCTGA
- a CDS encoding acyl-CoA dehydrogenase family protein encodes MTSQNELAMADLAAIRANYSLTDEQRQIVDHVDRVSREVLHPLQARMDQEDWWPDDLFKQMGELGLLGITAPEALGGSGQNEFTQALVSEVISKWNPAVGLSHGAHDNLCLNNLLRNGSEAQVKKYVPGLCSGDLVGGLGLTEPGAGSDALGSMATTARRDGDDYVINGSKIYITNGPIADVILLYAKTDKSKGAKGISAFIIETDNPGFKVAQKLDKMGFRGSPTGELVFEDCRVPASAMLGVENSGVAVVMSGLDLERAMVASVCVGMAERALELGLEYAKMREQFGKPIASFQMMQSKLAEIYTEVETARAFSYRALAACVGLPKGAGGRGEIHKLTAAACLYAGEAFNKAVTEACHIHGGSGYMQDTEINRLFRANKLLEIGAGTSEVRKIIIAEELLRA; translated from the coding sequence ATGACCAGTCAGAATGAACTTGCCATGGCTGATCTGGCGGCCATCAGGGCGAATTATTCGCTGACCGATGAGCAGCGCCAGATCGTTGATCATGTTGATCGGGTGTCGCGCGAGGTGCTTCACCCGCTACAGGCACGCATGGACCAAGAGGATTGGTGGCCTGACGATCTTTTCAAGCAGATGGGCGAACTTGGTCTTCTGGGGATCACGGCCCCGGAGGCTTTGGGCGGATCGGGCCAGAACGAGTTTACCCAGGCGTTGGTGTCTGAGGTGATTTCGAAGTGGAACCCCGCCGTCGGCCTGTCGCATGGTGCACATGACAACCTGTGCCTGAACAACCTGCTGCGCAACGGCTCCGAAGCGCAGGTGAAAAAATATGTGCCGGGGTTGTGTTCGGGCGATCTGGTCGGCGGGCTCGGGCTGACCGAGCCCGGCGCGGGATCCGATGCGCTTGGCTCCATGGCCACCACCGCCCGGCGCGACGGCGACGACTATGTCATCAACGGCTCGAAGATCTACATCACCAACGGTCCCATTGCCGATGTGATCCTGCTCTATGCCAAGACCGACAAATCCAAAGGCGCCAAGGGCATTTCGGCCTTCATCATCGAAACCGACAATCCCGGGTTCAAGGTGGCGCAGAAACTAGACAAGATGGGTTTTCGCGGCTCACCTACGGGCGAGCTGGTGTTCGAGGATTGCCGCGTTCCGGCATCAGCCATGTTGGGGGTCGAAAACTCTGGCGTTGCAGTGGTGATGAGCGGGCTTGATCTGGAACGCGCGATGGTCGCTTCGGTCTGCGTCGGCATGGCCGAACGTGCGCTTGAACTGGGTCTGGAATACGCGAAGATGCGCGAACAATTCGGCAAGCCGATCGCCAGCTTCCAGATGATGCAGTCGAAACTGGCCGAGATCTACACCGAGGTCGAAACCGCTCGCGCCTTCAGTTATCGTGCCCTGGCGGCCTGTGTCGGCTTGCCGAAGGGTGCTGGGGGTCGCGGCGAGATCCACAAGCTGACCGCGGCCGCCTGCCTTTACGCAGGCGAGGCCTTTAACAAGGCCGTCACCGAAGCCTGCCACATCCACGGCGGCTCGGGCTACATGCAGGACACCGAGATTAACCGGCTGTTCCGCGCCAACAAGTTGCTGGAGATCGGCGCGGGCACCAGCGAAGTGCGCAAGATCATCATCGCCGAAGAACTTTTGCGCGCCTGA
- a CDS encoding acyl-CoA dehydrogenase family protein codes for MNKQLRNDINLPTHFMTDEQQALADQAGKFFFSEFHHLNAEMDDTDDLPPSVFPKLGEMGYLGLNVPPEFGGAGLDFTSACIITEQLSRASAAIGLTHVAHDNLCVNNIYRNANDDLRRKYLPGLCNGTLVGALGLTEPGAGSDALGSMRTTAKKDGDDYILNGTKIYITNGPIADLVLVYAKTSPEKGAKGISAFIVETDTPGFKVAQKLNKMGFRGSPTGELVFEDCRVPAKNMVGKLDGGVAVTMSGLDLERAIVCFNALGIAQRALDISIDYAKTRQQFGKPIASFQMVQAMLADMYTQIEAARSLSLKTAAMCEGLEEGEGGRGEIHKLTAAAIFKTAAATSFVLDKAVQIHGGSGYMRDTEVNRLYRTGRVLEVGAGTQEVRKLIIAGELLKN; via the coding sequence ATGAACAAGCAACTGCGCAACGACATCAATCTGCCAACACATTTCATGACGGACGAACAGCAGGCATTGGCCGATCAGGCCGGAAAGTTCTTCTTTTCCGAGTTCCACCACCTGAACGCGGAAATGGACGACACCGACGACCTGCCGCCTTCGGTCTTTCCCAAGCTGGGAGAGATGGGCTATCTCGGCCTCAACGTACCGCCGGAATTCGGCGGCGCGGGGCTCGACTTCACCTCGGCCTGCATCATCACCGAACAGCTGTCGCGCGCCTCGGCGGCCATCGGGTTGACCCATGTCGCGCATGACAACCTGTGCGTCAACAACATCTACCGAAACGCCAATGACGATCTGCGCCGCAAGTATCTGCCCGGCCTGTGCAACGGCACGCTGGTGGGCGCGCTTGGCCTGACCGAACCGGGCGCCGGGTCGGATGCGCTCGGCTCGATGCGGACCACGGCGAAGAAGGATGGCGATGACTATATCCTGAATGGCACCAAGATATATATCACCAACGGGCCGATTGCCGACTTGGTGCTGGTCTATGCCAAGACCTCGCCCGAAAAGGGCGCCAAGGGCATTTCCGCCTTCATCGTCGAAACTGACACGCCCGGCTTCAAGGTGGCGCAGAAGCTCAACAAGATGGGTTTTCGCGGCTCGCCCACGGGTGAGCTGGTGTTCGAGGATTGCCGGGTGCCCGCGAAGAACATGGTCGGCAAGCTGGACGGCGGCGTTGCGGTGACAATGTCGGGGCTGGATCTGGAGCGCGCCATCGTCTGCTTCAATGCCCTGGGGATTGCGCAGCGGGCGCTGGATATTTCCATCGATTACGCCAAGACGCGCCAGCAGTTCGGCAAACCGATCGCCAGTTTCCAGATGGTGCAGGCGATGCTGGCCGACATGTATACCCAGATCGAGGCGGCGCGCAGCCTGTCGCTGAAGACGGCCGCCATGTGTGAGGGGCTGGAAGAGGGCGAAGGCGGGCGCGGCGAAATTCACAAGCTGACCGCTGCGGCGATCTTCAAGACCGCCGCGGCGACGTCCTTCGTGCTGGACAAGGCGGTGCAGATCCACGGGGGGTCGGGCTACATGCGTGATACCGAAGTGAACCGCCTCTACCGCACCGGACGTGTGCTGGAGGTCGGCGCGGGCACCCAGGAGGTGCGCAAGCTGATCATCGCCGGCGAACTGCTTAAAAACTGA
- a CDS encoding SDR family oxidoreductase produces MSEEKARRYAPDLMAGQVALVTGSGSGMGRATALEMASCGARLALFARREGPLEETAEMIRAAGGEAFVVPGDTRDADSIEIAMGRIKDHYGRLDVLVNNAGGQYIAAARDITNKGFEAVIRNNLIGSWQMTRAVADHFMYENGGSIVFVTAISARTALTGFTHTVAARAGVTGMMKTLAAEWGEYGIRLNCVAPGTIKTEALGRYPIPTERWKQLNRSVLNRMGAAEDIAGTIIFLASKLGNFMTGEDIYVDGGETLHMGHDARDMINPDMFEKRERGDGKNE; encoded by the coding sequence ATGAGCGAAGAAAAAGCACGGCGTTACGCGCCGGATCTCATGGCGGGCCAGGTGGCTCTGGTCACCGGATCCGGCTCGGGGATGGGCCGGGCAACGGCGCTGGAAATGGCCTCCTGCGGGGCCAGGCTGGCCCTATTCGCGCGCCGCGAAGGGCCGCTGGAGGAGACCGCCGAGATGATCCGCGCGGCGGGTGGCGAGGCCTTTGTCGTGCCAGGCGACACCCGTGACGCGGACAGTATCGAAATAGCGATGGGGCGCATCAAGGACCATTACGGGCGGCTTGATGTTCTGGTGAACAACGCGGGCGGCCAGTATATCGCAGCCGCGCGCGACATCACCAACAAGGGCTTCGAGGCTGTGATCCGCAACAACCTGATAGGATCGTGGCAGATGACACGCGCCGTGGCCGATCATTTCATGTATGAAAACGGCGGCTCCATCGTCTTCGTGACTGCGATTTCAGCGCGCACCGCGCTCACCGGGTTCACCCATACCGTCGCCGCGCGCGCCGGCGTGACGGGCATGATGAAGACCTTGGCCGCCGAATGGGGCGAATACGGGATCCGTCTGAACTGCGTTGCGCCGGGAACGATCAAGACAGAGGCGCTTGGCCGCTATCCCATTCCGACGGAGCGCTGGAAACAGCTCAACCGCTCGGTCCTGAACCGGATGGGCGCGGCGGAGGACATCGCCGGGACGATCATTTTCCTCGCATCCAAATTGGGGAATTTCATGACCGGCGAAGACATCTATGTAGACGGCGGGGAAACCCTGCACATGGGTCACGATGCCCGTGACATGATAAACCCTGACATGTTCGAGAAACGCGAACGAGGAGATGGAAAAAATGAGTAA
- a CDS encoding enoyl-CoA hydratase-related protein, giving the protein MSNPPVVLEISDRIATVTLNDPERRNPITGNDMIAALLDAFAKVQADPQVSVMILTGADPAFCAGGDIKEMNDPDSIFRKEPLAAAQSYVDGVQRLPLALYNLDVPTIAAVNGAAVGAGCDLTMMCDMRVASDKARFGEVFLNLGIIPGDAGSWFMLRRLGHQKAADLTFSGRMIDAAEALEMGMVLEVVPHEKLMDRTRERAAVIASKPPRAVRIAKRLMRNAERMDLPDFLNSAAAYQALMHQTEDHHEAVAAFIEKRKPNFTGR; this is encoded by the coding sequence ATGAGTAACCCCCCCGTCGTTCTGGAAATTTCCGACAGGATAGCCACGGTCACGCTGAACGATCCGGAACGTCGCAACCCGATCACCGGAAACGACATGATCGCCGCGCTTCTGGACGCGTTTGCAAAAGTGCAGGCCGACCCGCAGGTCAGCGTCATGATCCTGACCGGTGCCGATCCGGCCTTCTGCGCCGGCGGCGACATCAAGGAGATGAACGATCCCGACAGCATCTTTCGCAAGGAACCGCTTGCGGCGGCGCAGAGCTATGTCGATGGGGTGCAGCGGCTGCCTCTGGCGCTCTACAATCTCGACGTTCCTACCATCGCCGCGGTCAACGGCGCGGCGGTCGGCGCGGGATGCGACCTGACGATGATGTGCGACATGCGCGTCGCCTCGGACAAGGCGCGGTTCGGCGAAGTCTTTTTGAACCTCGGAATCATTCCGGGCGATGCGGGCAGCTGGTTCATGCTGCGCCGTCTGGGCCATCAGAAAGCTGCCGATCTGACCTTCTCGGGCCGCATGATCGATGCCGCCGAGGCCCTGGAAATGGGAATGGTGCTGGAGGTCGTGCCGCATGAGAAATTGATGGACCGCACCCGCGAACGCGCCGCCGTCATCGCATCGAAGCCGCCGCGCGCGGTGCGGATCGCAAAGCGTCTGATGCGCAATGCCGAACGGATGGATCTACCAGATTTCCTGAATTCCGCGGCGGCCTATCAAGCGCTCATGCATCAGACTGAAGACCACCACGAGGCGGTCGCTGCCTTTATCGAAAAACGAAAACCGAATTTCACGGGTCGCTAA